Proteins encoded in a region of the Saccharothrix ecbatanensis genome:
- a CDS encoding 3-oxoacyl-ACP reductase, whose product MDRYQSFARSALGRFVVGKVGLPDPYPLRRHSPDQPPLDGPVLLGGSGRLVEPVGAIVKSMGLDLVTTGDRYGALVFDASGIDTVERLRELHEFFQPVIRALGPCGRVVVLGTPPERAESQIAQRALEGFTRSVGKELKRGGTAQLVYVAPGAEGAIASTLRFLLSGRSAYVSGQVIRIGPADVVAPEDWDRPLAGKVALVTGASRGIGAAIAEVLGRDGAHVVCLDVPAQGEDLSAVANRVGGTTLQLDITAPDAPARIVEHVTQRHGGVDIVVHNAGITRDRTLGRMDEDRWDAVIAVNLGAQERVNEALFAAEVVRPNGRIIGVSSIAGIAGNVGQTNYATSKAGVIGMVDSLSGRVAGRATVNAVAPGFIETKMTAAVPLFIREAGRRMNSMSQGGLPVDVAETIAWFASPASAGVNGNVVRVCGQSLLGA is encoded by the coding sequence ATGGATCGGTACCAGTCGTTCGCCAGGTCCGCCCTCGGGCGGTTCGTCGTGGGCAAGGTGGGGTTGCCCGACCCGTACCCGCTGCGTCGCCACTCACCCGACCAGCCTCCACTCGACGGGCCGGTGCTGCTCGGCGGGAGCGGTCGGCTGGTGGAGCCGGTCGGCGCGATCGTGAAGTCGATGGGCCTGGACCTGGTCACGACGGGTGACCGGTACGGGGCGCTGGTGTTCGACGCGTCCGGGATCGACACGGTCGAGCGGTTGCGTGAGCTGCACGAGTTCTTCCAGCCGGTGATCCGGGCACTCGGGCCGTGCGGGCGGGTGGTCGTGCTCGGCACTCCACCAGAGCGGGCCGAGTCGCAGATCGCGCAGCGCGCGCTGGAGGGGTTCACGCGGAGCGTCGGCAAGGAGCTGAAGCGGGGTGGCACGGCGCAGCTCGTGTACGTCGCGCCCGGCGCCGAGGGTGCGATCGCGTCGACGCTGCGGTTCCTGCTGTCCGGGCGGTCCGCGTACGTGTCGGGGCAGGTGATCCGGATCGGGCCGGCCGACGTGGTGGCGCCGGAGGACTGGGACCGGCCGCTGGCCGGGAAGGTCGCGCTGGTCACCGGCGCGTCGCGGGGTATCGGCGCGGCGATCGCAGAGGTGCTGGGTCGGGACGGCGCGCACGTCGTGTGCCTGGACGTGCCCGCACAGGGCGAGGACCTGTCGGCGGTGGCGAACCGGGTCGGCGGCACCACGCTGCAACTCGACATCACCGCGCCGGACGCGCCCGCGCGGATCGTCGAGCACGTCACGCAGCGGCACGGGGGCGTGGACATCGTCGTGCACAACGCGGGCATCACGCGGGACCGCACGCTCGGACGGATGGACGAGGACCGGTGGGACGCGGTGATCGCGGTGAACCTGGGCGCGCAGGAACGGGTGAACGAGGCGTTGTTCGCGGCGGAAGTGGTGCGGCCCAACGGGAGGATCATCGGCGTGTCGTCCATCGCGGGCATCGCCGGGAACGTCGGCCAGACCAACTACGCCACCAGCAAGGCGGGCGTGATCGGCATGGTCGACTCGCTGTCCGGGCGGGTCGCGGGCCGGGCCACGGTGAACGCGGTCGCGCCGGGGTTCATCGAGACGAAGATGACGGCCGCCGTGCCGTTGTTCATCCGCGAGGCGGGGCGGCGGATGAACAGCATGTCGCAGGGCGGGCTGCCGGTGGACGTCGCCGAGACGATCGCGTGGTTCGCGAGCCCGGCGTCGGCCGGCGTGAACGGGAACGTCGTGCGGGTGTGCGGCCAGAGCCTGTTGGGGGCGTGA
- a CDS encoding type II toxin-antitoxin system Phd/YefM family antitoxin yields the protein MSEMPISVARDHLGEVVSRVEHAHERAVLTKHGRPVAAVVSMDDLRRLEAAEDEADLAAAREALAAAEPRVAHHDVLAEFGDD from the coding sequence ATGAGCGAGATGCCGATCAGTGTGGCGAGAGACCACCTCGGCGAGGTCGTCTCCAGGGTCGAGCACGCTCACGAACGCGCCGTTCTGACCAAGCACGGCCGACCGGTTGCCGCCGTCGTCTCCATGGACGACCTCCGGCGACTCGAAGCGGCCGAGGACGAAGCCGACCTCGCGGCGGCACGAGAGGCACTGGCCGCTGCCGAACCACGGGTCGCGCACCACGACGTGCTCGCCGAGTTCGGTGACGACTGA
- a CDS encoding acetyl-CoA C-acetyltransferase — MARVAILGGNRIPFARSNGPYATASNQDMFTATLDGLVSRFGLQGERLGEVVAGAVLKHSRDFNLVREAVLGSRLSAETPAYDMQQACGTGLQAVIAVANKIALGQIDVGIAGGVDTTSDAPIGVNEDLRGVLLEFNRARSAGAKVKAALKLRPKHVVPDVPRNGEPRTGLSMGEHAAITALEWGIAREDQDELAAASHRNLAAAYDRGFFDDLVTPFQGLTRDQNLRPDSSVEKLAKLKPVFGRGEGATMTAGNSTPLTDGASAVLLASEEWAAARNLPVLAYLTFTETAAVDYVHGGEGLLMAPAYAVPRMLARAGLSLQDFDFYEIHEAFASQVLATLKAWEDADFCKGRLGLDGPLGAVDRSKLNVNGSSLAAGHPFAATGGRIVATLAKLLAERGTGRGLVSICAAGGQGVTAIVER; from the coding sequence ATGGCCCGTGTAGCCATCCTCGGCGGCAACCGCATTCCCTTCGCCCGCTCGAACGGCCCTTACGCCACAGCGTCGAACCAGGACATGTTCACCGCCACTCTGGACGGGCTGGTGAGCCGGTTCGGGCTCCAAGGCGAACGGCTCGGCGAGGTCGTCGCGGGCGCGGTGCTCAAGCACAGCCGCGACTTCAACCTGGTCCGCGAGGCCGTGTTGGGCAGCCGACTGTCCGCCGAGACACCGGCCTACGACATGCAGCAGGCGTGCGGCACCGGTCTCCAGGCCGTGATCGCGGTGGCGAACAAGATCGCTTTGGGACAGATCGACGTCGGCATCGCGGGCGGTGTGGACACCACCAGCGACGCGCCGATCGGCGTGAACGAGGACCTGCGCGGCGTCCTGCTGGAGTTCAACCGGGCCAGGAGCGCCGGCGCGAAGGTCAAGGCGGCGTTGAAGCTGCGCCCGAAGCACGTGGTGCCGGACGTGCCGCGCAACGGCGAGCCGCGCACCGGCCTGTCGATGGGCGAGCACGCCGCGATCACCGCTCTGGAGTGGGGGATCGCGCGCGAGGACCAGGACGAACTGGCCGCCGCCAGCCACCGCAACCTCGCCGCCGCGTACGACCGCGGGTTCTTCGACGACCTGGTCACGCCGTTCCAGGGCCTCACCCGGGACCAGAACCTGCGGCCGGACTCGTCGGTGGAGAAGCTGGCGAAGCTGAAGCCGGTGTTCGGCCGCGGTGAGGGCGCGACGATGACCGCCGGCAACTCCACGCCGCTCACCGACGGCGCGTCGGCCGTGCTGCTCGCGTCCGAGGAGTGGGCCGCCGCACGGAACCTGCCGGTGCTTGCCTACCTCACGTTCACCGAGACGGCCGCGGTCGACTACGTGCACGGCGGCGAGGGCCTGCTGATGGCGCCCGCCTACGCCGTGCCGCGGATGCTCGCGCGAGCCGGGCTTTCGTTGCAGGACTTCGACTTCTACGAGATCCACGAGGCGTTCGCGTCACAGGTGCTGGCGACGTTGAAGGCGTGGGAGGACGCGGACTTCTGCAAGGGCAGGCTCGGGCTGGACGGCCCGCTCGGCGCGGTCGACCGGTCGAAGCTGAACGTCAACGGCTCGTCGCTGGCCGCCGGGCACCCGTTCGCGGCCACCGGCGGGCGGATCGTGGCCACGCTGGCGAAGCTCCTGGCCGAGCGCGGAACGGGTCGGGGGCTCGTCTCGATCTGTGCCGCGGGTGGTCAGGGTGTTACGGCGATCGTGGAGCGCTAG
- a CDS encoding TetR/AcrR family transcriptional regulator, producing MHAEQPVRSGRAKRLPRAVRERQIMDAAVDVFSRLGFHAASMDEISEVAGISKPMLYAYLGSKEELFATCIRREATRMMDAIAQGVEAEEPPDVQLWSGLRAFFGFVGANRAGWQVLHRQASSQGGPFAAELADMRGRAISLVAALLVHSSDFANVPRAGGKEAESLAAALVGAGESLADWWLDNPEEPAGVVAARLMNLVWMGFGDLVAGDVWHPPSRRTEQAEQVAEDA from the coding sequence ATGCACGCTGAGCAACCGGTCCGCTCGGGTCGGGCCAAGAGACTGCCGCGCGCCGTGCGCGAACGGCAGATCATGGACGCCGCGGTGGACGTGTTCTCGCGGTTGGGGTTCCACGCCGCGTCGATGGACGAGATCTCCGAGGTCGCGGGCATCTCCAAACCCATGCTCTACGCCTACCTCGGCTCCAAGGAAGAGCTGTTCGCGACCTGCATCCGCCGTGAGGCGACCCGGATGATGGACGCGATCGCGCAGGGCGTCGAGGCCGAGGAACCCCCGGACGTCCAGCTGTGGAGCGGACTTCGCGCCTTCTTCGGCTTCGTCGGCGCCAACCGGGCCGGCTGGCAGGTCCTGCACCGGCAGGCGTCCTCGCAGGGCGGCCCGTTCGCCGCGGAGCTGGCCGACATGCGCGGCCGGGCGATCAGCCTGGTGGCGGCGCTGCTGGTGCACTCGTCGGACTTCGCCAACGTGCCGCGCGCGGGTGGCAAGGAGGCCGAGTCGCTGGCCGCCGCACTGGTCGGGGCGGGCGAGTCGCTGGCCGACTGGTGGCTCGACAACCCCGAGGAACCGGCCGGTGTGGTCGCCGCCCGGCTGATGAACCTGGTCTGGATGGGGTTCGGCGACCTCGTGGCGGGCGACGTGTGGCACCCGCCGTCACGGAGGACGGAGCAGGCCGAGCAAGTCGCGGAAGACGCCTAA
- a CDS encoding GroES family chaperonin — MLHDRVMVRISPEDGERRSSGGIVIPATAQMAKRLAWGDVHGIGTNVRHVKVGDRVLFNPDDQFEVEVQGQTYLIMRERDVHATATERTDHGTGLYL, encoded by the coding sequence ATGCTGCACGACCGCGTGATGGTGCGGATCTCGCCCGAAGACGGCGAACGTCGCAGCAGCGGTGGCATCGTGATCCCCGCGACGGCCCAGATGGCGAAGCGGCTGGCCTGGGGAGATGTGCACGGCATCGGCACGAACGTCCGGCACGTCAAGGTCGGCGACCGCGTGCTGTTCAACCCGGATGACCAGTTCGAGGTCGAGGTGCAGGGTCAGACCTACCTGATCATGCGGGAACGCGACGTGCACGCCACCGCGACCGAGCGGACGGACCACGGGACCGGGCTTTACCTGTGA
- a CDS encoding NTP pyrophosphohydrolase, protein MTPPLLVVDAANVVGSVPDGWWRDRAGAATRLRDDLVEVAEQGLPTLPGPLEVVLVVEGKARHVESIPGVRVVSAPGSGDDAIVDVVRAHPDRPCAVITADRALRDRVSALNATVLGPRTVRRPR, encoded by the coding sequence ATGACGCCCCCGCTCCTGGTCGTGGACGCGGCCAACGTCGTCGGCTCCGTCCCGGACGGCTGGTGGCGCGACCGCGCCGGCGCCGCCACCCGCCTGCGTGACGACCTGGTGGAGGTCGCCGAACAAGGCCTGCCGACCCTCCCCGGCCCACTCGAAGTGGTCCTGGTGGTCGAGGGCAAGGCCCGTCACGTCGAGTCGATCCCCGGCGTCCGCGTCGTCTCGGCCCCCGGCTCCGGCGACGACGCGATCGTGGACGTGGTCCGCGCCCACCCCGACCGCCCCTGCGCCGTGATCACCGCCGACCGCGCCCTCCGCGACCGTGTGTCAGCCCTCAACGCCACCGTCCTCGGCCCCCGCACGGTCCGCCGTCCCCGCTAG
- a CDS encoding MaoC/PaaZ C-terminal domain-containing protein, whose product MANLTLLYAKAALTGFRRHGDALPESSLDAEVSVDSEHMARYAKVCGFGVRDELPITYPHVLGFELQLRLMTGPLFPFPLAGLVHVANRITQHRPLTVAEPLSLHVALANLRPHERGRQFDVVTTVSVDGEEAWVDVSTYLRRTGSAVSTRDELEPPVPTAQWRLPGDLGRRYADVSGDRNPIHVNALAAKVFGFPRAIAHGMWSKARCLAALEGRLPDAYEVDVRFKAPILLPGKVDFSASPGGDGWRFALWSRRPHLEGVISPVRRP is encoded by the coding sequence ATGGCGAACCTGACCTTGTTGTACGCCAAGGCCGCGCTGACCGGGTTCAGGCGGCACGGCGACGCCCTGCCGGAGTCCTCTTTGGACGCTGAGGTCTCGGTCGACTCCGAGCACATGGCCCGGTACGCCAAGGTGTGCGGGTTCGGCGTGCGGGACGAGCTGCCGATCACCTACCCGCACGTGCTCGGGTTCGAGCTCCAGCTCCGGCTGATGACCGGGCCCCTGTTCCCCTTTCCGCTGGCCGGTCTGGTGCACGTGGCCAACCGGATCACGCAGCACCGGCCGTTGACGGTGGCCGAGCCGCTGTCGCTGCACGTGGCGTTGGCGAACCTCCGGCCGCACGAGCGCGGGCGGCAGTTCGACGTGGTGACGACGGTGTCCGTGGACGGCGAGGAGGCGTGGGTCGACGTGTCGACTTATCTCCGGCGGACCGGCAGTGCGGTGTCCACGCGGGACGAGTTGGAGCCACCCGTGCCGACGGCGCAGTGGCGGTTGCCGGGCGACCTCGGGCGGCGGTACGCGGACGTGTCCGGCGACCGGAACCCGATCCACGTGAACGCGTTGGCGGCCAAGGTGTTCGGCTTCCCCCGTGCCATCGCGCACGGGATGTGGTCGAAGGCGCGGTGCCTGGCCGCGCTCGAAGGACGGCTGCCCGACGCGTACGAGGTGGACGTGCGGTTCAAGGCGCCGATCCTGTTGCCGGGCAAGGTCGACTTCTCCGCCTCGCCCGGCGGTGACGGCTGGAGGTTCGCGCTGTGGTCTCGGCGACCGCACCTGGAGGGCGTGATCAGCCCGGTCCGACGGCCTTAG
- a CDS encoding ATP-binding protein yields the protein MDPVRNPFAPGAGQRPPELAGRDKEVGAFEVVLERVARGRPERSLVLTGLRGVGKTVLLGELRSMAVKRGWGAGKIEARPEAGLRRPLSAALHRAIRDLAVRHRAPDRVEAVLGVLKAFALRANPEDAKLRDRWQPGIDVPAAVGRADSGDIEIDLVELFTEVAELAQDVGTGVALLIDEMQDVQADDISALCAACHELSQSGAPLVVVGAGLPHLPAVLSASKSYSERLFRYVRIDRLSREDADRAVLAPVDREEAGIEPEALDALFDASGGYPYFIQAYGKAAWDAAPADPITAMDVAVAAPEADAELAVGFFGSRYERATPAEREYLRAMAELTDGKDAGVNTAQVADHLGRKPSSLSPARDSLIKKGLVYSAERGQIAFTVPHFGRFLLGRED from the coding sequence ATGGACCCGGTGCGCAACCCGTTCGCCCCTGGCGCGGGCCAACGGCCACCTGAGCTGGCGGGACGCGACAAGGAAGTCGGCGCGTTCGAGGTCGTGCTCGAACGGGTGGCGCGCGGTCGGCCGGAACGCAGCCTCGTGCTCACCGGGCTGCGTGGCGTAGGCAAGACGGTGCTGCTGGGCGAGCTGCGGTCGATGGCGGTCAAGCGTGGGTGGGGCGCGGGGAAGATCGAGGCACGGCCCGAAGCGGGGTTGCGGCGGCCGTTGTCGGCGGCGTTGCACCGGGCGATCCGCGATCTGGCCGTGCGGCACCGTGCGCCGGACCGGGTGGAGGCCGTGCTCGGGGTGCTGAAGGCGTTCGCGCTGCGGGCCAATCCCGAGGACGCGAAACTGCGCGACCGGTGGCAGCCGGGGATCGACGTGCCGGCGGCGGTCGGCCGGGCGGACTCCGGTGACATCGAGATCGACCTGGTGGAGCTGTTCACCGAGGTCGCCGAGCTGGCGCAGGACGTCGGCACCGGGGTCGCGCTGCTGATCGACGAGATGCAGGACGTGCAGGCGGACGACATCTCGGCGTTGTGCGCGGCGTGCCACGAGCTGTCGCAGTCCGGTGCGCCGCTGGTCGTGGTCGGCGCCGGGCTGCCGCACCTGCCGGCCGTGCTGTCGGCGTCGAAGTCGTACTCGGAGCGGCTGTTCCGGTACGTGCGGATCGACAGGCTGTCGCGGGAGGACGCGGACCGGGCGGTGCTGGCGCCGGTCGACCGCGAGGAGGCGGGGATCGAGCCGGAGGCGTTGGACGCGCTGTTCGACGCGTCGGGCGGCTACCCGTACTTCATCCAGGCCTACGGCAAGGCGGCGTGGGACGCGGCGCCCGCCGACCCGATCACCGCGATGGACGTGGCGGTGGCCGCACCGGAGGCGGACGCCGAGCTGGCGGTCGGGTTCTTCGGGTCGCGGTACGAGCGGGCGACGCCGGCCGAGCGGGAGTACCTGCGGGCGATGGCGGAGCTGACCGACGGCAAGGACGCGGGCGTGAACACCGCGCAGGTGGCCGATCACCTGGGGCGCAAGCCGTCGTCGTTGTCGCCGGCGCGGGACAGCCTGATCAAGAAGGGCCTGGTGTACTCGGCCGAACGCGGGCAGATCGCGTTCACCGTGCCGCACTTCGGCCGGTTCCTGCTCGGGCGCGAGGACTGA
- a CDS encoding type II toxin-antitoxin system RelE family toxin, producing MSYEIEWTASAVRELRKLDKQTGRRIVLAVTALGADPRPPGCRELTGQPAGVMRIRVGDHRVVYQVEDAKVQVTVVRVAHRREVQRKL from the coding sequence GTGTCGTACGAGATCGAATGGACGGCTTCGGCAGTTCGGGAGCTTCGCAAGCTCGACAAGCAGACCGGACGCAGGATCGTGTTGGCGGTGACGGCACTGGGAGCCGACCCCCGCCCACCCGGATGCCGTGAGCTCACCGGTCAACCGGCAGGCGTGATGCGCATCCGGGTCGGCGACCACCGGGTGGTCTACCAGGTCGAGGACGCCAAGGTCCAGGTGACGGTCGTGCGGGTGGCCCATCGACGCGAGGTGCAACGGAAGTTGTGA
- a CDS encoding NHL domain-containing thioredoxin family protein — protein sequence MTTAQRRRARVRAPELVGRGWLNTGGQDIALKDLRGKVVLLDFWSFCCINCLHVLDELRPLEAEFADVLVTIGVHSPKFVHEAEPEALEAAVERYAVEHAVLDDPELTTWQNYAVKAWPTLVLVDPEGYVVHVAAGEGHLDALRQIVSEIVAEHDAKGTLHRGDGPYVAPPPKATELRFPAKAVLTSRNTLLVSDSAHHGLVELELDGETVIRRIGTGERGRQDGLNPTFSEPAGIALLPDDVAAQVGYHAVVADTVNHLLRGLDLDTGEVTTIAGTGEQWRDGETDGPADKIHLTSPWDVAWWEPAGGVVIALAGNHTLGLFKPLERRLERLAGTTVEGLHDGPADQAFFAQTSGLAADGDRLWLVDSETSALRRLDADRTVHTAIGKGLFDFGHRDGPADQALLQHPLGVTVLPGGQIAIADTYNGAIRRYDPATGEVSTLATDIAEPSDAVLVDGELVVVASAAHRLERPVAPGTKLVSGDAHKVRRPPSEIAPGDLELAVVFTPPTGQKLDDRFGPSTRLEITSSPPGLLESGAGVGADLVRTLRIAEGFTEGVLHVVAQAASCTDDPAVEHPVCKLARQDWGVPVRVVRDGPHRLPLMMGGLDHDN from the coding sequence GTGACGACCGCTCAACGCCGCCGCGCCCGTGTCCGCGCCCCCGAGCTGGTGGGCCGGGGCTGGCTCAACACCGGTGGGCAGGACATCGCGCTCAAAGACCTGCGCGGCAAGGTGGTCCTGCTCGACTTCTGGTCCTTCTGCTGCATCAACTGCCTGCACGTCCTCGACGAGCTGCGTCCCCTCGAAGCCGAGTTCGCCGACGTCCTGGTCACGATCGGCGTCCACTCGCCCAAGTTCGTCCACGAGGCCGAGCCCGAAGCCCTCGAAGCAGCCGTCGAGCGGTACGCCGTGGAACACGCGGTGCTTGACGATCCTGAGTTGACGACGTGGCAGAACTACGCGGTGAAGGCGTGGCCGACGCTGGTCCTGGTCGACCCCGAGGGGTACGTCGTGCACGTCGCCGCAGGAGAGGGCCACCTGGACGCGTTGCGGCAGATCGTGTCCGAGATCGTCGCCGAGCACGACGCCAAGGGCACCCTCCACCGCGGTGACGGGCCGTACGTCGCGCCGCCGCCGAAGGCCACTGAGCTGCGGTTCCCCGCGAAGGCTGTCCTGACCAGCCGCAACACCCTCCTGGTCAGTGACTCCGCGCACCACGGCCTGGTCGAGCTCGAACTGGACGGCGAGACGGTGATCCGCCGCATCGGCACCGGCGAGCGTGGCCGCCAGGACGGCCTGAACCCCACCTTCTCCGAACCCGCCGGCATCGCGCTCCTGCCCGACGACGTCGCGGCGCAGGTCGGCTACCACGCCGTCGTCGCCGACACCGTCAACCACCTGCTGCGCGGCCTCGACCTGGACACCGGCGAGGTCACCACCATCGCGGGCACCGGCGAGCAGTGGCGTGACGGCGAGACAGACGGCCCGGCCGACAAGATCCACCTCACCAGCCCGTGGGACGTCGCCTGGTGGGAACCCGCCGGAGGCGTCGTCATCGCCCTCGCCGGCAACCACACCCTCGGCCTGTTCAAGCCGCTGGAACGCCGCCTCGAACGCCTCGCCGGCACCACCGTCGAAGGCCTCCACGACGGCCCGGCCGACCAGGCGTTCTTCGCCCAGACCTCGGGCTTGGCGGCCGACGGCGACCGGCTCTGGCTGGTCGACTCCGAAACGTCCGCCCTGCGCCGCCTGGACGCGGACCGCACCGTCCACACCGCCATCGGCAAGGGCCTGTTCGACTTCGGCCACCGCGACGGCCCGGCCGACCAGGCACTCCTCCAGCACCCGCTCGGTGTGACGGTCCTCCCCGGCGGCCAGATCGCCATCGCCGACACGTACAACGGCGCCATCCGCCGCTACGACCCCGCGACCGGCGAGGTCTCCACCCTCGCCACCGACATCGCCGAGCCGTCCGACGCGGTCCTGGTGGACGGCGAACTGGTCGTCGTCGCCTCCGCCGCGCACCGCCTCGAACGCCCCGTCGCACCCGGAACGAAGCTGGTCAGCGGCGACGCGCACAAGGTCCGCCGGCCACCGTCGGAGATCGCGCCGGGCGACCTCGAACTCGCCGTCGTCTTCACCCCGCCGACCGGCCAGAAGCTGGACGACCGGTTCGGCCCGTCCACCCGCCTGGAGATCACCAGCTCCCCACCCGGACTGCTGGAGTCGGGCGCGGGCGTCGGCGCCGACCTGGTCCGCACGCTGCGCATCGCGGAGGGCTTCACCGAGGGCGTGCTGCACGTCGTCGCACAGGCCGCGAGCTGCACGGACGACCCGGCGGTCGAGCACCCGGTGTGCAAGCTGGCCCGCCAGGACTGGGGCGTGCCGGTCCGTGTGGTAAGGGACGGACCGCACCGGCTACCCCTGATGATGGGTGGCCTCGACCACGACAACTAG
- a CDS encoding SIMPL domain-containing protein, with product MAEVVTKGVGKVERTADRAEVHVSFETTGSTRNEAVDALTARVAGVEPAFERPGVEVRSRRLNVHDNWDGKRRSGSRAAQNYLVRVDDVTALDDLLAALVVAEPTWLNGPTWQLKDDADAVREAQREAVVDARRRAEGYVEALGARLGPLQRLTDGDAEMWATESTRMRTAAYGGSPGVPPQMEQLNLEAQQIVITVRCTAAWTLLD from the coding sequence ATGGCTGAGGTGGTGACGAAGGGCGTGGGCAAGGTCGAGCGGACCGCCGACCGGGCCGAGGTGCACGTGAGCTTCGAGACGACGGGCTCGACGCGCAACGAGGCGGTGGACGCGTTGACCGCGCGGGTCGCCGGGGTGGAGCCCGCGTTCGAACGGCCGGGGGTCGAGGTCCGGTCGCGGCGGCTCAACGTGCACGACAACTGGGACGGCAAGCGCCGCTCCGGCAGCCGTGCCGCGCAGAACTACCTGGTCCGGGTCGACGACGTCACGGCTCTCGACGACCTGCTGGCCGCCCTCGTGGTGGCCGAGCCGACGTGGCTCAACGGGCCGACGTGGCAGCTCAAGGACGACGCGGACGCCGTCCGGGAGGCGCAGCGCGAGGCCGTGGTGGACGCGCGCCGCCGTGCCGAGGGCTACGTCGAAGCGCTCGGCGCACGACTCGGCCCGCTCCAGCGGCTGACCGACGGTGACGCCGAGATGTGGGCGACCGAGTCGACACGGATGAGGACGGCCGCTTACGGCGGCTCGCCCGGCGTGCCGCCGCAGATGGAACAGCTCAACCTGGAGGCCCAGCAGATCGTGATCACGGTCCGCTGCACGGCCGCGTGGACGCTCCTCGACTGA
- a CDS encoding OmpA family protein: protein MNHSRLFAAVVLVAASCAACGETSREATTIRIGVTASANEPRVELTRTVIDRMSDAVDSGVTRVVVYRQGDAAGGAYSDEDFTVRDGNEVESDSALRRLGFEQNLTRLTGQLAQVGGSGPRLDPLAVLADMASAAGPAVLVLQTSGLQNTDPIDLTRLGLDLDVPTVVASVPDDALPELTGKDVIFSGLGQVTGAQKPLPPAAREALVDLWMGICAKFDAKSCTHDTEPVPGGASIGRGEVPTVDLGEVVHQESLVHLPTAVLFKAGTDQLAPGAREALQEVAKKFDGRTTARVIARTANSSSAEAALDLTQRRGQRVVAELVDLGVSRSAFIEVVGAGFTAPLAVDLDGAGDLIPAAAARNRSVVVELAEPKTSG from the coding sequence ATGAACCACTCACGGCTCTTCGCCGCAGTCGTGCTTGTGGCGGCATCCTGTGCTGCCTGCGGGGAGACGTCCCGCGAAGCCACCACCATTCGCATCGGCGTCACCGCGTCGGCCAACGAACCACGGGTCGAGCTCACCAGGACGGTGATCGACCGGATGTCGGACGCCGTCGACAGCGGGGTCACCAGGGTCGTCGTCTACCGGCAGGGTGATGCCGCCGGCGGCGCGTACTCGGACGAGGACTTCACCGTTCGAGACGGGAACGAGGTGGAGAGCGACTCGGCTCTGCGCCGCCTCGGCTTCGAGCAGAACCTGACCCGGCTGACCGGGCAGCTCGCGCAGGTCGGCGGCAGCGGCCCCCGGCTCGACCCGCTGGCCGTGCTGGCGGACATGGCTTCCGCCGCGGGACCGGCCGTGCTGGTGCTGCAGACCAGCGGGTTGCAGAACACCGACCCGATCGACCTGACCCGGCTCGGGCTCGACCTGGACGTGCCCACCGTGGTCGCGTCGGTGCCGGACGACGCGCTGCCCGAGCTGACCGGCAAGGACGTGATCTTCTCCGGGCTCGGCCAGGTCACGGGCGCGCAGAAGCCGCTGCCGCCGGCCGCGCGGGAGGCGTTGGTCGACCTGTGGATGGGCATCTGCGCGAAGTTCGACGCGAAGAGCTGCACGCACGACACGGAGCCGGTGCCCGGTGGCGCGTCCATCGGTCGTGGCGAGGTGCCGACGGTGGACCTCGGCGAGGTCGTGCACCAGGAATCGCTGGTGCACCTGCCCACCGCGGTGTTGTTCAAGGCGGGCACCGACCAGCTCGCGCCCGGTGCGCGTGAGGCGTTGCAGGAAGTGGCGAAGAAGTTCGACGGCCGCACCACCGCGCGGGTCATCGCCCGCACGGCCAACTCTTCGTCGGCCGAGGCGGCGCTCGACCTGACGCAGCGGCGTGGCCAGCGGGTGGTGGCCGAGCTGGTGGACCTGGGCGTGAGCCGGTCCGCGTTCATCGAGGTGGTCGGCGCGGGCTTCACGGCGCCCCTGGCCGTCGACCTCGACGGCGCGGGCGACCTGATCCCGGCCGCCGCCGCCCGCAACCGTTCCGTCGTGGTCGAGCTGGCCGAACCCAAGACCAGCGGCTGA